From the Acidovorax sp. NCPPB 3576 genome, the window ACGAGAATGATCAGCACCGTCATCCATGGCGGGTTGCGCCAGGTGGGGCGGTTGTCCAGCGGAATGGCATAGAACATGGCGGGCCTGCGTCACCTCAAGGCGGGCAACGCCCGGCCCACCGGGCCGGCCTGCGGCGCCGCTGCGGGACAGCGCGCCCCCTTCACTGGGGCACGAAACCGCTGCGCTGGATGATGCGCGTCCAGGCCTGGGTGTAGGCCTGCTGGCGCGCCGCCAACTGCTGGGGCGTCATCGACGCCACCGTGAGGCCCAGGGCCGTGAGTTGCCGGTTCACGTCGGGCTGGGCCACCACCTTGGCCAATGCCTGCGAGAAGCGGGTGACGAACGCGGCCGGCGTGCCGGTGGGCGCGTAGAAGCCGTAGTAGGGCAGGTCCTCGAAGCCTTTCAGCCCCAGCTCGTCGAACGTGGGTACGTCCGGCAGCGCGGCCTGGCGCTGGGTGCCCAGCACGGCCAGCACGCGCACTTTGCCGCCCTTGTGGTTCTCGATGAAATCCTGCACCGAGGCCACGCCCGCGGGAATCTGGTTGCCCAGCATGTCGGCGATCATGGGCGCGCTGCCGCGGTAGGGCGCAGCCACCAGGTCGATGCGGTATTTCTCGCCGATGAGCTTGACCAAAAATTCCGGCGTGGAGGCCGGCGCCGGAATGCCCACCGCGCCCTTGCCCCCGCCCTGCGTGGCGATCCAGTGCACGTAGTCGTTGAACGACCTGGCCGGCGACGCGCCGGACACCGCAAACGCATTCACGAAGGTGGCCACGCCGCCCACCGGAATGAAGTCGGTCACCGGGTCATAGCCCGGGTGCTTGACCACCTGCGGCAGGATGGAGATGGTGTGGTCATGCGACAGGAACACGGTGTGCCCGTCGGCCGGCGCGGCCTTGAGCGCCTGGGCGGCGATCTGCCCGCCCGCGCCGGGGCGGTTGTCCACCACCACCGGGGCGCCCAGCTCGTCCTTGAGCTTGTCGGACAGCAGCCGCGCGATCGCGTCGGTGCCCCCGCCCGGCGGAAAGCCCACCAGGATGCGGATCGGCGGACCGGCCGGCGGCGTCTGGGCTGAGGCCACGGCGGCGACCGCCGTGGCGCCCACCCAGACCGCGGCGCGGGCCATGCGCAAGACCCAGTGGCGGCGCGAGGAAGAACGATGCATGGTCGGCTCCGTGGAAGTGTGCAGAAGGGGTGGGGTGAGCAGAAATCAGGCCAGCCGGGCGCGGTGGCGGGCCAGCTGGGCGCGCACCTGGGCCGGCGCGGTGCCGCCCAGCGTGTTGCGGGCGTTGAGCGAGCCGCGCAGGCTGAGGGCGTCGAACACGTCCTTTTCGATCTGCGGGTGAAAGCCCTGCAGCACGGCCAG encodes:
- a CDS encoding Bug family tripartite tricarboxylate transporter substrate binding protein — encoded protein: MARAAVWVGATAVAAVASAQTPPAGPPIRILVGFPPGGGTDAIARLLSDKLKDELGAPVVVDNRPGAGGQIAAQALKAAPADGHTVFLSHDHTISILPQVVKHPGYDPVTDFIPVGGVATFVNAFAVSGASPARSFNDYVHWIATQGGGKGAVGIPAPASTPEFLVKLIGEKYRIDLVAAPYRGSAPMIADMLGNQIPAGVASVQDFIENHKGGKVRVLAVLGTQRQAALPDVPTFDELGLKGFEDLPYYGFYAPTGTPAAFVTRFSQALAKVVAQPDVNRQLTALGLTVASMTPQQLAARQQAYTQAWTRIIQRSGFVPQ